The following coding sequences lie in one Fimbriimonadaceae bacterium genomic window:
- the recJ gene encoding single-stranded-DNA-specific exonuclease RecJ, with the protein MSLQTEQESVWEVAEADEIAEAKLCQALNISSLLAHVLVNRGFSDPEAAYKFLNPKLDDLHDPAKLPDYSAAESAILGAIERREKIFVHGDYDVDGVSSAALFTRFLQKIGADVTTHVPHRIKEGYGIHESAVSDAKAEGAKLFLTCDCGITALEAVEAARSEGMTVVVTDHHTVGKDLPEAHAVVNPHREDSEYPFQNLSGSGVVFKLCAGITRSLGHPLEAYYRAYLDLAVLGTVADVMPLVDENRIITKFGLERLKETKKPGLQALMRESRINVSNGEKLKTFHIGYQLGPRLNAAGRIDDADISLRLLLSTDQSESDGLAARLEELNNQRRNDQQSLVDEAREMVYSMGKQDASVIVVGSPNWHPGIIGIAAGKLVDHFRRPVFVVSIDSQKGIGKGSGRSIPGFNLAEAIRAHPDLLSGGGHAMAAGFGVDANRLEEAADALAKYGAVEMAQADFSKIYKADDEVLGRDIELDAVNSLSLLEPFGDSNPEPQFIVRNVAIEQLRPSKRPEHMLLTVRTPDGVMVRFTAFNSAERMAGHGKGVWADMLISPYVDTYYGRPEVKWKLRDYRIIS; encoded by the coding sequence ATGAGTCTACAAACCGAACAAGAGTCTGTATGGGAAGTAGCCGAGGCTGACGAAATCGCCGAAGCCAAGCTTTGCCAAGCTTTGAATATCTCTTCCCTGCTGGCCCATGTTCTGGTGAATCGCGGCTTTTCCGATCCCGAAGCTGCCTATAAGTTCCTGAATCCCAAACTTGACGACTTACACGACCCGGCAAAGCTTCCCGATTACAGCGCAGCGGAGTCAGCGATCCTTGGGGCTATCGAACGCCGAGAGAAGATCTTCGTTCATGGCGACTACGATGTAGACGGCGTAAGCAGCGCCGCGTTGTTTACGCGATTCCTCCAAAAGATCGGGGCGGACGTCACGACCCATGTTCCCCACCGAATCAAAGAAGGCTACGGCATCCACGAATCAGCGGTAAGCGATGCTAAGGCCGAGGGGGCGAAGCTCTTTCTCACGTGCGACTGTGGGATTACAGCATTGGAAGCGGTAGAAGCTGCACGCAGCGAAGGCATGACGGTGGTGGTTACCGATCACCACACCGTCGGCAAAGACCTCCCCGAAGCCCATGCCGTCGTGAACCCGCATCGCGAAGATAGCGAATATCCTTTCCAGAATCTGAGCGGCTCAGGTGTGGTTTTTAAGCTTTGCGCTGGCATCACACGCTCGCTTGGACACCCTTTGGAAGCGTATTACCGCGCTTATCTGGACTTGGCCGTCCTTGGAACCGTTGCCGACGTGATGCCCCTTGTTGACGAGAATCGCATTATCACCAAGTTCGGACTGGAGCGGCTTAAGGAAACAAAGAAGCCCGGATTGCAGGCGCTGATGCGCGAATCAAGAATCAACGTCAGCAACGGCGAGAAGCTTAAGACCTTCCACATCGGATACCAGCTTGGGCCCCGATTGAACGCTGCAGGACGGATAGACGATGCCGACATCTCGCTTCGTTTGCTATTGAGCACGGATCAAAGCGAGTCTGATGGACTTGCGGCGAGACTCGAAGAACTGAATAACCAACGCCGCAACGATCAGCAAAGCCTTGTCGATGAAGCCCGAGAGATGGTTTATAGCATGGGCAAACAAGACGCATCGGTGATCGTCGTGGGCAGCCCAAACTGGCATCCTGGCATTATCGGGATCGCCGCCGGCAAGCTTGTCGATCACTTCCGACGACCAGTGTTTGTTGTCTCGATCGATTCGCAGAAAGGCATCGGAAAGGGGTCTGGAAGGTCCATTCCGGGCTTTAACCTGGCTGAAGCTATTCGGGCACACCCCGACCTCCTATCCGGTGGAGGACACGCCATGGCAGCTGGCTTTGGTGTGGATGCTAATCGACTCGAAGAAGCGGCAGATGCGCTCGCAAAGTATGGTGCCGTGGAGATGGCACAAGCCGACTTCTCGAAGATCTACAAGGCCGATGACGAAGTCTTGGGGCGAGATATCGAACTTGACGCCGTAAACTCCCTTTCCTTGCTGGAGCCGTTTGGCGATTCAAACCCCGAGCCGCAGTTTATCGTTCGCAACGTGGCAATCGAGCAACTGCGTCCATCGAAGAGGCCCGAGCATATGCTTCTGACCGTGCGCACGCCGGACGGAGTGATGGTTCGGTTCACCGCCTTTAACTCAGCAGAGCGGATGGCTGGACATGGTAAGGGTGTCTGGGCGGATATGCTGATCTCGCCCTATGTGGACACTTACTACGGAAGGCCGGAAGTGAAGTGGAAGCTGAGGGATTATCGGATTATCTCGTAG
- the nusG gene encoding transcription termination/antitermination factor NusG, translating to MPKTWYAVHTIAGHENRVRDVLTRRAQVAGLWNLDIFEVLIPTEKEQTTRGGKRVVRDRKVFPGYVLIQMSMTDDAFKLVKSTSGVTGFVQSGNKPVPLEEVEVRRIMTNLEESQEAPKVAWHVGDTIRVVEGPFSEFTGRIEEVNADREKLKVLINIFGRDTPVELDFTNVEKL from the coding sequence ATGCCTAAGACTTGGTACGCGGTTCACACCATCGCCGGACATGAAAACCGAGTTCGAGACGTTTTAACTCGCAGAGCTCAGGTTGCCGGACTGTGGAACCTTGACATTTTTGAAGTGCTGATCCCGACAGAGAAGGAGCAGACCACACGCGGCGGTAAGCGCGTCGTGCGTGATCGCAAGGTCTTTCCAGGCTACGTACTGATCCAGATGTCGATGACAGACGACGCCTTTAAGCTCGTCAAATCCACAAGCGGAGTTACAGGATTCGTCCAGAGCGGCAACAAGCCCGTCCCTCTCGAAGAGGTTGAAGTACGCCGGATCATGACCAACCTTGAGGAGAGCCAAGAGGCACCCAAGGTGGCCTGGCACGTTGGGGACACGATTCGAGTTGTCGAAGGACCATTCAGCGAGTTCACAGGAAGGATCGAAGAGGTGAACGCCGACCGCGAGAAACTGAAGGTACTTATCAATATCTTCGGTCGCGATACGCCAGTCGAGCTGGATTTTACAAACGTCGAGAAGCTTTAA
- the secE gene encoding preprotein translocase subunit SecE, giving the protein MPRHRRGFKAFWVEVVRELKKVNWPPHRETNRLTGVVLIVCGMIVAFLVILSNIVAFVFHFITTG; this is encoded by the coding sequence ATGCCTCGTCACCGACGAGGATTCAAGGCCTTTTGGGTTGAGGTTGTAAGGGAACTGAAGAAGGTCAACTGGCCACCGCATCGTGAAACGAATCGTCTCACGGGTGTTGTTCTTATCGTTTGTGGAATGATCGTGGCTTTTCTGGTCATTTTGAGCAACATCGTTGCCTTCGTCTTCCACTTCATCACGACAGGATAG
- a CDS encoding PadR family transcriptional regulator, whose protein sequence is MIANGVTSGYAMRKFMGRMRGSQWSTESGSIYRALRRLGTAGLVRESGRAGSPNRQRTEYELTPDGKTEVSAWLSSTPLYDDFAALHDPIRARTQFLGLIERESRAVVVKSWVASSKSFVEGLKREVRTPADSEDFEHLSLLNLIELAEARHNWLRQLYAQLK, encoded by the coding sequence ATGATTGCTAACGGAGTCACAAGTGGTTACGCAATGCGTAAGTTTATGGGTCGGATGAGGGGCAGCCAGTGGAGCACCGAAAGCGGCTCAATCTATCGAGCGTTGAGGCGTTTGGGCACTGCCGGCCTTGTTCGAGAGAGCGGACGAGCGGGATCCCCCAATCGTCAACGAACCGAGTATGAACTCACACCGGATGGCAAGACCGAAGTTTCCGCTTGGCTAAGTTCCACGCCTCTTTACGACGACTTTGCCGCTCTTCATGATCCTATTCGAGCCAGGACGCAGTTCCTTGGCCTTATCGAACGAGAGTCGCGTGCTGTGGTCGTAAAGAGCTGGGTGGCAAGCAGCAAATCGTTTGTCGAAGGATTAAAGCGCGAAGTGCGCACCCCCGCAGATTCGGAAGACTTTGAACATCTTTCTCTGTTGAATCTGATCGAGTTGGCGGAGGCGCGCCACAACTGGCTGCGTCAACTGTACGCACAGCTTAAATAG
- a CDS encoding transcription elongation factor GreA, translated as MSDLNEAKRAVETDSDSSSTIFLLPEGYKRLRDELEHLTLTRRPEIADRIRESLQHGEFSEDNSELDEVKFDQAIVESRIQELKTIFGNAQELSTSDIPTSYVGIGSRVSLNDEAFGEKFTVRVVTIYEADPNADLISNESPLGVALMGSRPGDKIEFEAPDGPRAYSVISISR; from the coding sequence ATGAGCGACCTTAACGAAGCCAAGAGAGCAGTTGAAACAGACTCGGATTCGAGTTCAACGATATTCCTTCTCCCAGAGGGATATAAGCGGCTGCGCGACGAGTTAGAGCATTTGACTCTGACACGACGCCCAGAGATTGCCGATCGCATTCGCGAGAGCCTCCAGCATGGAGAGTTTAGCGAGGACAACAGCGAGCTTGATGAGGTTAAGTTTGACCAAGCGATCGTTGAAAGCCGTATCCAGGAACTCAAAACGATCTTCGGCAACGCTCAAGAGCTCAGCACATCCGACATTCCGACCTCATACGTTGGTATCGGTTCGCGAGTCTCTCTCAACGACGAAGCCTTCGGCGAGAAGTTCACGGTCCGGGTAGTCACGATCTACGAAGCCGACCCGAACGCCGATCTCATCAGCAACGAATCGCCGCTCGGCGTTGCGCTCATGGGTAGCCGCCCAGGCGACAAGATTGAGTTTGAAGCGCCTGACGGCCCACGAGCTTATTCTGTCATTTCAATAAGCCGTTAA
- a CDS encoding PilT/PilU family type 4a pilus ATPase, translated as MRDPSTINIRELVEVGYHERASDVFVRGGAKPVMRQHAKIKPLPGEWPVIDEQNAVRLISELMTEKQLKQFDENLEMDLAFTVGTYCRVRANIHLQRGVWGIVCRVIPLQILSVEELGLPPVVKEFSKIRQGLVLFTGPTGSGKTTSLAAVIDQINETRPVHIVTVEDPIEFVHSDKQSFLTQREIGIDTHDFLPAMRAALREAPDVILVGEMRDLTTFNTAMQAGETGHLVFSTVHTSSAYETMDRIVNMFPPHERDYLCERLSGSLKAIVSQKLVPRADGNGRVCATEILIINPTIAKLIEDGHFNDLYHHMNEGEFWGMQTMNQSLLRYVKAGVISEEMAVAYAGVGSELKQLLRR; from the coding sequence ATGCGTGACCCGTCAACCATTAATATTCGTGAGCTCGTCGAGGTCGGTTATCACGAGCGTGCTTCCGACGTTTTCGTTCGTGGCGGCGCTAAGCCAGTAATGAGGCAACACGCCAAGATCAAGCCGTTGCCAGGTGAATGGCCCGTGATCGACGAACAAAATGCGGTTCGGCTGATCTCGGAACTGATGACTGAAAAGCAGCTCAAGCAGTTCGACGAGAATCTCGAAATGGACCTTGCGTTTACGGTCGGGACCTACTGTCGCGTTCGTGCCAATATCCACCTTCAGCGCGGAGTATGGGGCATCGTCTGTCGTGTTATTCCTCTCCAGATTCTTTCCGTCGAAGAGCTTGGACTTCCGCCCGTCGTCAAAGAGTTTTCGAAGATCAGACAAGGGCTAGTGCTCTTCACCGGACCGACAGGTTCCGGTAAGACCACTTCGCTTGCGGCGGTTATCGACCAGATTAACGAAACACGTCCGGTCCACATCGTCACGGTCGAAGACCCGATTGAATTTGTCCACTCCGACAAGCAGAGCTTTTTAACTCAGAGAGAGATCGGTATCGACACGCACGACTTCCTTCCCGCGATGCGTGCCGCTCTTCGTGAAGCTCCCGACGTCATCCTCGTCGGTGAAATGCGTGACCTTACGACGTTTAACACGGCTATGCAAGCCGGTGAAACCGGTCACTTGGTCTTCTCAACCGTTCACACTTCGAGCGCGTATGAGACCATGGACCGTATCGTGAACATGTTCCCGCCGCACGAGCGCGATTACCTCTGCGAACGACTTTCCGGCTCACTCAAAGCCATCGTTTCGCAAAAGCTTGTACCAAGGGCAGACGGAAACGGACGCGTTTGCGCCACCGAAATCCTTATCATCAACCCTACCATTGCAAAGCTGATTGAGGACGGACACTTCAACGATCTTTATCACCACATGAACGAAGGCGAGTTCTGGGGAATGCAGACTATGAACCAAAGTCTGCTCCGGTATGTCAAAGCAGGTGTGATATCCGAAGAGATGGCGGTGGCTTACGCTGGCGTCGGATCGGAGCTGAAGCAGTTGCTTCGACGATAA
- a CDS encoding type IV pilus twitching motility protein PilT translates to MNIDDLLRDLVSKEASDLHIKAGHPPVMRIHGDLHKADYPPLNEEETKQLLLGILNEERRAKLHSFKELDLSYHVPGLARFRVNMFWQRHKVGAVFRVIPFNIRTIDELFMPKVCKSIAMLPRGLVLVTGPTGSGKSTSLAAMINEINVNKRLHIMTIEDPIEYVHADKQSIVNQRELATDTHSFAGALKHVMRQNPDVILVGEMRDLETIQLAITAAETGHLVFSTLHTVDAAQTIDRVVDVFSPEQQAQIRTQLSVTLQAVISQTLLPTTDGKGRVAAFEVMTATPSIRTLIREGKTHQLYLDIQTGIDFGMQTLDGCLLDLLKDGQIDYEHALAKCSNPSDFQRRATNLGLVEVSSASH, encoded by the coding sequence TTGAATATCGATGATCTGCTAAGAGATCTGGTGTCAAAAGAGGCCAGCGACCTCCACATAAAAGCGGGGCATCCCCCGGTGATGCGCATCCACGGCGATCTTCACAAGGCGGACTATCCCCCCCTGAATGAGGAGGAGACCAAGCAACTCCTGCTTGGAATCCTGAACGAGGAACGAAGGGCGAAGCTCCATTCTTTTAAGGAGCTTGACCTTTCGTATCACGTGCCGGGTCTGGCTCGCTTTCGCGTCAACATGTTTTGGCAGCGCCACAAAGTTGGCGCTGTCTTCCGAGTCATCCCTTTTAACATCCGTACAATCGACGAGCTCTTCATGCCGAAGGTTTGTAAAAGCATCGCGATGTTGCCGAGGGGACTCGTCCTTGTTACGGGGCCAACAGGCTCAGGAAAGTCAACCTCTTTGGCGGCGATGATCAACGAGATCAACGTCAACAAGCGCCTCCACATCATGACGATTGAGGATCCGATTGAGTATGTTCATGCCGATAAACAAAGTATCGTGAACCAGCGAGAGCTTGCAACGGACACACATTCCTTTGCCGGGGCGTTGAAACATGTAATGCGGCAAAATCCCGACGTGATTTTGGTCGGTGAAATGCGTGACCTGGAAACCATTCAGCTTGCGATCACCGCCGCAGAAACCGGACACCTTGTTTTTTCGACTCTGCACACCGTCGACGCTGCTCAAACGATCGACCGCGTTGTCGACGTTTTTTCACCCGAGCAGCAGGCACAAATCCGAACTCAGCTCAGCGTGACCTTGCAGGCCGTCATCTCTCAAACGCTCTTGCCGACCACCGATGGAAAGGGGCGGGTGGCCGCCTTTGAGGTCATGACCGCCACGCCGTCGATCCGAACGCTGATACGAGAAGGTAAGACACACCAGCTTTATTTGGACATTCAAACCGGTATCGACTTTGGGATGCAAACGCTCGACGGTTGCTTGCTTGACCTGTTAAAGGATGGGCAGATTGATTACGAGCATGCTTTAGCAAAGTGCAGCAACCCGTCCGACTTCCAACGTCGGGCGACGAACCTTGGTCTTGTGGAGGTGTCCAGTGCTAGCCATTGA
- a CDS encoding type IV pilus twitching motility protein PilT gives MLAIENLLTLCVEKDGSDLHFKTDTGKAYLRVHGDLIEIEDMPHYEPEEFRLAVYKLLDPQQIARYEAELELDFALEIKGLSRFRGNLYQQRGVVQAAFRVIPYEIQTMETLQLPAACYDFVERPRGLVLVTGPAGSGKSTTQAALIDHINRNHAEHIVTVEDPIEFVHDDQESLINQRELDVDTLSFANALKYVLRQDPDVILVGEMRDLETIHLAITAAETGHLVFGTLHTVDAVQTVDRIVDVFPVHQQQQIRMQLSVNLVGVVSQTLVKRSDGRGRVAAFEVLVASPAVRNLVRENKTYQINSMIQTGSRQKMQTLDQSLATLVERGLVKHDDARMKAKDPGEFERLVELHVGKAAAQQLANENIDLQKPLHQQVKGVRGQPNRPAFKRDG, from the coding sequence GTGCTAGCCATTGAGAACCTCCTGACGCTCTGTGTCGAAAAAGACGGGTCGGACTTGCACTTCAAGACCGATACCGGGAAAGCCTATCTACGGGTTCACGGCGATCTCATCGAGATCGAGGATATGCCTCACTACGAACCCGAAGAGTTTCGGCTTGCCGTTTACAAGCTCCTAGACCCACAACAGATCGCCCGATACGAAGCTGAACTTGAGCTCGACTTTGCGCTGGAGATCAAGGGTCTTTCGAGGTTTCGAGGAAATCTCTACCAGCAACGAGGGGTTGTTCAAGCGGCCTTTCGTGTCATCCCCTACGAAATCCAAACGATGGAGACTTTGCAGCTCCCCGCTGCATGCTATGACTTTGTCGAGAGGCCAAGGGGCCTCGTCCTCGTTACGGGACCCGCTGGCTCTGGCAAGTCCACCACCCAAGCGGCCCTGATCGACCACATCAATCGCAATCATGCCGAGCATATCGTTACGGTTGAGGACCCGATCGAATTCGTTCACGACGATCAAGAATCTTTGATCAACCAACGGGAACTGGATGTTGATACGCTTAGCTTTGCCAACGCTCTCAAATACGTCCTGCGCCAAGACCCCGACGTCATTCTCGTGGGCGAAATGCGTGACCTGGAAACCATTCACCTAGCGATCACAGCCGCCGAAACCGGGCACCTGGTTTTTGGCACCTTGCACACAGTCGATGCCGTTCAAACGGTGGACCGTATTGTCGACGTTTTTCCTGTTCACCAGCAGCAGCAGATCCGTATGCAGCTGTCAGTGAACTTGGTGGGTGTTGTTTCCCAAACGCTCGTAAAGCGATCTGATGGACGTGGTCGCGTTGCCGCCTTTGAAGTCCTGGTTGCTTCGCCGGCCGTACGCAACCTCGTTCGTGAAAACAAGACTTACCAGATCAATTCGATGATCCAAACCGGTTCACGCCAGAAGATGCAAACGCTCGATCAGTCGCTGGCGACTTTGGTGGAGCGTGGATTGGTGAAGCACGACGACGCGCGCATGAAGGCCAAAGACCCTGGTGAGTTTGAGCGCTTGGTGGAGCTGCATGTCGGCAAAGCTGCGGCGCAACAGCTTGCAAACGAGAATATCGACCTCCAAAAGCCTCTCCATCAGCAGGTCAAGGGCGTGCGCGGTCAGCCCAATCGCCCCGCTTTCAAGCGTGATGGATAG
- a CDS encoding homoserine O-acetyltransferase, giving the protein MNIDPALFQENERLAAVADERQYADVGALDCEAGGRLESVTVAYETWGELSANKDNAFLICHALSGDSHAVGWWDRLVGPDKPIDTNKYFVISTNALGGCQGTTGPSSLAADGNPYGSRFPMITIGDMVEVQARLMDRLGIQRLYGAAGGSMGGMQALEWALRFPGRVTNVWLTASCAAHSAMQIGFNEAARQAVMRDPKWKGGDYAPDDPPADGLAVSRMIGHLSFLSEAAFDSKFARRLQDKSEFEYSFTPEFQVESYLSYQGNKFTKRFDANSVLFLTRAIDYFDRRKFGPSDARFLITSFSSDWLYPPHQSQELLELAQNAGCYAEWHNIDLPYGHDAFLLDGEHQGRILREFLRSKEYA; this is encoded by the coding sequence GTGAACATCGATCCCGCACTGTTTCAGGAGAACGAGCGGCTTGCGGCCGTTGCCGACGAGCGTCAGTATGCCGACGTCGGCGCGCTGGACTGTGAAGCTGGCGGACGCCTTGAGTCCGTTACAGTCGCCTACGAAACGTGGGGAGAGCTTTCTGCAAACAAGGACAACGCTTTCCTCATTTGTCACGCTCTGTCGGGTGACTCGCATGCTGTGGGTTGGTGGGATCGTTTGGTTGGTCCCGATAAGCCGATCGACACCAACAAATACTTTGTCATCAGCACAAATGCGCTGGGGGGATGCCAGGGAACCACGGGTCCATCTTCTCTTGCCGCAGATGGAAACCCTTATGGCTCTCGATTCCCAATGATCACCATTGGCGATATGGTTGAGGTTCAAGCTCGGCTGATGGATCGCCTGGGAATTCAGAGACTTTACGGAGCCGCTGGTGGGTCGATGGGTGGCATGCAAGCTCTGGAATGGGCGCTCAGATTTCCTGGACGGGTGACGAACGTATGGCTAACTGCCTCCTGTGCCGCGCACAGTGCGATGCAGATCGGCTTCAACGAAGCCGCACGGCAAGCTGTGATGCGTGATCCCAAGTGGAAGGGCGGCGATTATGCGCCTGACGATCCCCCTGCCGACGGTCTTGCGGTGTCGCGCATGATTGGGCATCTATCGTTTTTGTCGGAGGCGGCCTTTGATTCTAAGTTTGCCAGACGACTGCAAGACAAGAGTGAGTTTGAATATTCATTCACACCTGAGTTCCAGGTGGAGAGCTATTTGTCCTATCAAGGTAACAAATTTACAAAAAGATTTGATGCCAATAGTGTGCTATTTTTGACACGGGCAATCGACTACTTTGACCGCCGTAAGTTTGGGCCGTCGGATGCCCGATTCTTGATTACCAGCTTCAGTAGCGACTGGCTCTACCCACCACACCAGAGCCAGGAATTGCTTGAATTAGCGCAGAATGCGGGGTGCTACGCCGAGTGGCACAACATTGACCTCCCGTATGGACATGACGCCTTTTTGCTGGACGGCGAACACCAAGGACGGATTCTGCGAGAGTTTCTACGCAGTAAAGAATATGCATAA
- a CDS encoding response regulator, with translation MVTLSAERDAREEMLVPPKNKLILLIEDDVDDERLTLRALRKNNVVNEVVVACDGQEALDYLMRRGAFSQLPLGSMPSLIVLDLKLPKLSGLEVLQRIRSNSDTATIPVVVLTASNSPKQVEECYDAGANSYILKPDTAAEFSETILNVVMYWLLLNEAPQPVAV, from the coding sequence ATGGTGACGTTGTCCGCCGAAAGAGACGCCCGAGAAGAAATGCTGGTACCGCCGAAAAATAAACTGATCCTTCTCATTGAGGATGATGTCGATGACGAACGACTGACTTTGCGCGCCCTGCGCAAGAATAACGTCGTCAACGAGGTCGTCGTCGCGTGCGATGGGCAAGAGGCGTTGGACTATCTGATGCGCCGTGGAGCCTTTTCACAGCTCCCCCTCGGCAGCATGCCCTCATTGATCGTGCTCGACCTCAAACTTCCTAAGCTCAGCGGTCTGGAAGTTCTCCAACGTATTCGTTCTAACAGCGATACGGCGACCATTCCCGTGGTTGTGTTAACGGCTTCAAACTCTCCAAAGCAGGTGGAGGAGTGTTACGACGCAGGAGCCAACAGCTATATCCTCAAACCGGACACCGCAGCTGAGTTCTCTGAGACCATTTTGAACGTCGTGATGTACTGGCTTTTGCTGAACGAAGCCCCCCAGCCAGTAGCGGTGTGA